From Candidatus Binataceae bacterium, the proteins below share one genomic window:
- a CDS encoding phage protein Gp27 family protein encodes MPWRGKLRTLPPELRAELDRRLVERGFANYRGLVHWLDQHGCHISINSLSRYGRILERRLATLKIATAQAREVVKAAGGADDTVNEALMRLVQSDLFNVLVEVRELDPKKADLNALARHVASICRSAVQMRRLAEEMRRGIGKRVRTATRKVVAAAREGAPGGLSTEAERRIRAALLEVAELPAPPLDESLPHARALMGEGEAAAPAAPATPKERVHSGTE; translated from the coding sequence ATGCCCTGGCGCGGAAAGCTCCGCACCCTGCCGCCCGAGCTGCGCGCCGAGCTCGACCGCCGCCTGGTCGAACGCGGTTTCGCCAACTATCGCGGCCTCGTCCACTGGCTCGACCAGCACGGCTGTCACATCAGCATCAACTCGCTCAGCCGCTACGGGCGCATCCTCGAGCGGCGACTGGCCACGCTCAAGATCGCTACCGCGCAGGCGCGCGAGGTGGTCAAGGCGGCCGGCGGCGCCGACGACACCGTCAACGAGGCGCTGATGCGTCTGGTGCAAAGCGACCTCTTCAACGTGCTGGTCGAGGTACGCGAGCTCGACCCCAAGAAGGCGGACCTCAATGCGCTCGCGCGCCATGTCGCCTCGATCTGCCGCTCGGCGGTGCAGATGCGCCGGCTGGCCGAGGAGATGCGCCGCGGGATCGGCAAGCGCGTGCGGACCGCCACCCGCAAGGTGGTCGCGGCCGCGCGAGAGGGGGCGCCGGGTGGACTCTCGACCGAAGCCGAGCGCAGGATCCGCGCCGCGCTACTCGAGGTGGCCGAGCTGCCGGCGCCACCGCTCGACGAATCGCTCCCGCACGCGCGCGCCCTGATGGGCGAAGGCGAGGCAGCCGCGCCGGCGGCGCCGGCTACGCCGAAAGAGCGCGTCCACAGCGGCACTGAGTAA
- a CDS encoding glycosyl hydrolase 108 family protein, with protein sequence MSRPGAASQSYPPAFQRAVARVLANEGAYVDNPADPGGETRFGISKRDYPNLDIAALTREQAIAIYYRDWWQRCRYAELPGPIAVKLFDLAVNIGPEHAARCLQRALRACARPLVEDGAIGRATLGAARAANQLALLAALRSEAAGYYRTLAALERGRRADGDCKFLQGWLNRAYE encoded by the coding sequence ATGAGTCGCCCGGGCGCAGCCTCGCAGAGCTATCCGCCGGCTTTTCAGCGCGCGGTCGCGCGCGTGCTCGCCAACGAGGGCGCCTACGTCGATAATCCCGCCGACCCCGGCGGCGAGACCAGGTTCGGAATCTCCAAGCGCGATTATCCCAATCTGGATATCGCCGCGCTCACTCGCGAACAGGCAATAGCCATTTACTACCGCGACTGGTGGCAGCGCTGCCGCTACGCCGAACTGCCCGGCCCGATCGCGGTGAAGCTGTTCGACCTCGCGGTCAATATCGGGCCCGAGCATGCCGCGCGATGCCTCCAGCGCGCCCTCCGCGCCTGCGCCCGGCCGCTGGTGGAGGACGGTGCGATCGGACGCGCCACCCTCGGCGCCGCGCGCGCGGCCAACCAGCTCGCGCTGCTCGCCGCGCTGCGTTCGGAGGCCGCCGGCTACTATCGCACGCTCGCCGCGCTCGAGCGCGGGCGGCGCGCCGACGGCGATTGCAAATTCCTCCAGGGCTGGCTCAACCGTGCCTACGAGTGA
- a CDS encoding helix-turn-helix domain-containing protein yields the protein MLDFFIQLIGEEATARLIERFGGTRLYVPHYPAPDDALVQTIGVEPALRLAQTFGGERVEVPKPPPRRVQILALRAAGRSVESIARTLGCTRRRVFQVLAEARRAAQAAPRSAPPSPRAPGHPR from the coding sequence ATGCTCGATTTTTTCATCCAGTTGATCGGCGAAGAGGCTACCGCCCGTCTGATTGAACGCTTTGGCGGCACCCGCCTTTACGTTCCCCATTACCCGGCCCCCGACGACGCGCTGGTGCAGACGATCGGTGTGGAACCGGCGCTGCGGCTCGCACAGACCTTCGGCGGCGAGCGCGTCGAGGTGCCCAAGCCGCCGCCGCGGCGCGTGCAGATTCTTGCTCTGCGCGCGGCGGGGCGCAGCGTCGAATCGATCGCGCGCACGCTGGGATGCACGCGGCGGCGGGTGTTCCAGGTGCTCGCCGAGGCGCGCCGCGCGGCCCAAGCCGCGCCACGGTCCGCACCGCCCTCGCCGCGCGCGCCTGGCCATCCGCGCTGA
- a CDS encoding helix-turn-helix domain-containing protein, which yields MEYAPGCLSITEVQRAVARAFGLTVHQMLSRARPRRIAQARQAAMYLCRHLADAGWLGRRRLAGSYPRIARAFARDHSSVIHACNAVARRRLYDLELACRLDELACELARSPAPAASIHAA from the coding sequence ATGGAATACGCTCCAGGCTGTCTGTCGATTACCGAAGTGCAACGAGCCGTTGCACGGGCCTTCGGGCTGACCGTGCATCAGATGCTCTCGCGCGCGCGGCCGCGCCGGATCGCCCAGGCGCGTCAGGCCGCGATGTACCTGTGCCGTCATCTGGCTGACGCCGGATGGCTGGGCCGTCGGCGGCTGGCCGGTTCCTACCCGCGCATCGCACGCGCCTTCGCACGCGATCACAGCAGCGTCATTCACGCCTGCAACGCGGTCGCGCGCCGCCGCCTGTACGACCTCGAGCTCGCGTGCCGGCTCGACGAGCTCGCGTGCGAACTCGCCCGCTCGCCGGCGCCTGCTGCATCGATCCACGCCGCGTGA
- a CDS encoding helix-turn-helix transcriptional regulator produces MNDDFRLRLRLIMQQFGSVADLARAVGVSDNAIYKWVAGRGQPSMTSLVSLAKAARVSVEWLATGHDAARAQAPVGDRGEYVFFPRQSVRLQAGRTALQSPQIVDYVALKADWLRRRFNADPKELMLIEAVGDSMSPTIDEGDVVLIDLREPRFRHDGIYALRSGADIAVKRVQRRPDGKLVVRSDNPAYEPAIVTPESIAVLGYVIWIGGRL; encoded by the coding sequence GTGAATGACGACTTCCGCCTGCGTCTGCGCCTCATCATGCAGCAGTTCGGATCGGTGGCCGACCTCGCTCGCGCCGTCGGCGTTTCCGACAACGCCATCTACAAGTGGGTCGCCGGGCGTGGGCAACCGAGCATGACCAGCCTGGTCAGCCTGGCCAAGGCGGCGCGGGTTTCGGTGGAGTGGCTGGCCACCGGCCATGACGCCGCGCGCGCGCAGGCGCCGGTCGGGGACAGGGGCGAGTACGTCTTTTTTCCGCGGCAATCGGTGCGCCTGCAAGCCGGGCGCACTGCGCTGCAAAGCCCGCAAATCGTCGATTACGTGGCGCTGAAGGCCGACTGGCTGCGGCGGCGCTTCAACGCCGACCCCAAGGAATTGATGCTGATCGAAGCGGTCGGCGACTCGATGTCGCCTACGATCGACGAGGGTGACGTCGTGCTGATTGATCTCCGCGAGCCGCGCTTCCGCCACGACGGCATTTACGCGCTGCGTTCCGGCGCCGACATCGCGGTCAAGCGCGTGCAGCGCCGCCCCGACGGCAAGCTGGTCGTACGCAGCGACAACCCCGCCTACGAGCCCGCGATCGTGACCCCCGAGAGCATCGCCGTCCTCGGCTACGTAATTTGGATCGGCGGGCGTCTGTGA
- a CDS encoding amine dehydrogenase large subunit, with product MAKRVGIMVALCTALVARASGAMAQMPPQEQTTVRELAPISPHWVAALSPFAGSIMVTPIVLIDGDTQQVVGNITGGLAAMFAAAPDHKHLYVAETFYSRLVRGERTDVVTIYDTRKLAPVGEIAIPTKRQLAIPDATSMEVTTDGRFLLMLNLTPATSVTAVDLENHKVAGEVQIPGCSEILVLGARQFASVCADGAMLTTQFDDNAKVTSQKRTAKPFFDVEKDPVFQLPAIIGSTAYFVSYHATVYPMDLSASPARAGESWSMLSAADKREGWRPGGWQPVGGWARGHQLFVLMHQGGEWTHQKAGPEVWAYDVNTHKRVERIPLPIASNAIRVSQDDNPLLFAMATKEAAVQVFSALKGRYLGTVREVAQNPYTLFGL from the coding sequence ATGGCCAAGCGGGTGGGGATCATGGTTGCGCTGTGCACCGCGCTCGTAGCGCGGGCGAGCGGTGCGATGGCGCAGATGCCGCCGCAGGAGCAAACCACGGTGCGCGAGCTCGCGCCGATTTCGCCGCACTGGGTCGCCGCGCTCAGCCCCTTCGCGGGCTCGATCATGGTTACACCGATCGTGCTTATCGATGGCGACACCCAGCAGGTGGTGGGCAATATCACGGGCGGACTCGCGGCGATGTTCGCGGCCGCGCCGGATCATAAGCATCTATACGTCGCTGAGACCTTTTACTCGCGCCTGGTCCGCGGCGAGCGCACCGACGTGGTGACTATTTACGATACGCGCAAGCTCGCGCCGGTCGGCGAGATTGCGATCCCGACCAAGCGCCAGCTCGCGATCCCCGACGCGACCTCGATGGAGGTGACGACCGACGGGCGCTTCCTGCTGATGCTCAATCTCACTCCAGCGACCTCGGTCACCGCGGTCGATCTCGAAAACCACAAGGTCGCCGGCGAGGTCCAGATTCCAGGTTGCTCGGAGATCCTGGTGCTCGGAGCGCGCCAGTTCGCCTCCGTATGCGCCGACGGCGCGATGCTCACCACCCAATTCGACGACAACGCCAAGGTGACCAGCCAGAAGCGCACCGCCAAGCCGTTTTTCGATGTCGAGAAGGATCCCGTGTTCCAGCTCCCCGCGATCATCGGCAGCACCGCCTACTTTGTCAGCTATCACGCGACCGTCTATCCGATGGATCTGTCGGCGAGCCCCGCGCGCGCGGGTGAGAGCTGGTCGATGCTGAGCGCGGCGGACAAGCGCGAAGGATGGCGGCCGGGCGGATGGCAGCCGGTCGGCGGATGGGCCCGCGGCCATCAGCTCTTCGTCCTGATGCATCAGGGCGGTGAGTGGACCCATCAGAAGGCCGGGCCCGAGGTCTGGGCGTACGACGTCAACACCCACAAGCGCGTCGAGCGGATCCCGCTGCCGATCGCCTCCAACGCGATCCGGGTCAGCCAGGACGACAACCCGCTGCTGTTCGCGATGGCGACCAAGGAAGCGGCGGTGCAGGTCTTCTCGGCGCTCAAAGGCCGCTACCTGGGCACGGTCAGGGAAGTTGCGCAGAACCCGTACACGCTGTTCGGGCTGTAG
- the mauA gene encoding methylamine dehydrogenase (amicyanin) small subunit, whose product MDALVERLSRAVAQRTSRRGFLGYLGKALVGGMMIPLLPINRVVEQAHAAMAAGEGGEGEPGDLTSCDYWRYCGFDGYLCSCCGGGLTSCPPGTVASPTSWVGTCQHPTDGKEYIIAYRDCCGKDVCNRCFCDNNKGQVPIYRPQLDNDIIWCFGAKNFAYHCTTAIRLGAKT is encoded by the coding sequence ATGGACGCACTGGTGGAACGTCTGAGTCGGGCGGTGGCGCAGCGCACCTCGCGGCGCGGCTTTCTCGGCTACCTAGGCAAGGCGCTGGTCGGCGGAATGATGATTCCGCTGCTGCCGATCAACCGGGTGGTCGAGCAGGCGCACGCCGCGATGGCGGCCGGCGAGGGCGGCGAAGGCGAGCCGGGCGACCTGACCAGCTGCGATTACTGGCGCTATTGCGGCTTTGACGGCTACCTGTGCAGCTGTTGCGGCGGCGGCCTTACCTCGTGCCCGCCGGGGACGGTGGCCTCGCCGACCTCGTGGGTCGGCACCTGCCAGCATCCGACCGACGGCAAGGAGTACATCATCGCCTACCGCGACTGCTGCGGCAAAGACGTCTGCAACCGATGCTTCTGCGACAACAATAAGGGGCAGGTGCCGATCTACCGGCCGCAGCTCGACAACGACATCATCTGGTGCTTCGGCGCGAAGAACTTTGCCTACCACTGCACCACGGCGATCCGCCTCGGTGCCAAGACCTGA
- a CDS encoding adenylate/guanylate cyclase domain-containing protein: MPTCASCGSENPQGMKFCGNCAAPLGNRCAKCGFDNPASFKFCGQCGSPLRAAAAPSPAAPPSTAAASPPGQEVRIAPERPPAEAPDGERKTVTALFADIKGSMDLMEELDPEEARALVDPALRLMMNSVHHYDGYIVQSTGDGIFALFGAPIAREDHAHRGLYAALRMQSEMGRYSARLREAGNPPIEIRIGLNTGEVVVRSIRTGDQHTEYTPIGHSTSLAARMQTLAPTGSIAVTEATRKLAAGYFELRPLGPTRVKGVSEPVNVYEVLGLGPLRTRLQISAQRGLSKFVGRHHEIAQLQRAFGLARAGRGQIVAAVAEAGVGKSRLFHEFKSMAQGECLVMEAFSVSHGRASAYLPVVELLRDYFRIADDDDERARREKITGKVLALDRKLEDTLPYFFALLRVEDPASALGEMDPAIRRRRTREAIKSLVLRESLNQSLLVIFEDLHWVDAETQGLLDLLADSIGTARILMMVNYRPEYEHHWGSKTYYTQLRLDPLGREIAAEMLTELVGDAAEMHSLKDLIIERTDGNPFFIEEMVQALFDQGVLVREGAVRLVRPLGSIRIPPTVQGILAARIDQLSAADKDLLQMLSVIGKEFPFGLLRRVTSHADDDLSARLGRLQLGEFIYEKPAFPESEYTFKHALTQEVAYNSVLIERRREIHERTAAAIEELFAERLDDHLGELAHHYSASGNAAKAVGYLKLAAEQARARSAYEDGLRYANEALRLLETLPASRERDLDEVALHGTRGPLLATTQGFASAELAACLNRGMELCQRIGEGPEMFNIMFGLCNFNLARNRLRDAAELAGKILSLSRLMNDEVRQAAAHSTLGAACLWRGELGAAREHLDRAIAFYDRDIARYLPMPMALVVPSRGQMAWVLWMLGYADQAQVRSEEALELAHRLGRPFSIAFALMHAIALAHWRRDYSTVRPRAESLMEIARENGFPYWSAVASMIVGRTLVGEGNHSAGIVRMREAMATLVETGGELIHCQALSLLAEAYLGAREPERGLATIAEALKRIETSDHRLHEAEIWRLRGELITLHGGSAEEAERSLRHALEVARAQRARSLELRGATSLARFLQRRGRREEARAIVAPAIDGVSEGHQSADFREAAALLDELGAAAD, encoded by the coding sequence GTGCCGACCTGCGCGAGCTGCGGAAGCGAAAACCCCCAGGGCATGAAATTTTGCGGCAACTGTGCCGCGCCGCTGGGCAATCGATGCGCGAAGTGCGGATTCGATAACCCCGCCTCGTTCAAGTTCTGCGGCCAGTGCGGCAGTCCGCTGCGCGCCGCAGCCGCGCCGTCTCCGGCCGCGCCGCCATCGACGGCCGCCGCTTCTCCGCCCGGGCAGGAGGTGCGGATCGCACCCGAGCGACCACCGGCCGAAGCGCCCGACGGCGAGCGCAAGACCGTCACCGCGCTCTTCGCCGACATCAAGGGCTCGATGGATCTGATGGAGGAGCTCGATCCCGAGGAGGCGCGCGCGCTGGTCGATCCCGCCCTGCGCCTGATGATGAACTCCGTCCATCACTACGATGGCTACATCGTGCAATCGACCGGCGACGGCATCTTCGCGCTCTTCGGCGCGCCCATCGCGCGCGAGGACCACGCCCATCGCGGGCTCTATGCGGCGCTCAGGATGCAGAGCGAGATGGGCCGCTACTCAGCGCGCCTGCGCGAGGCCGGCAACCCGCCGATCGAAATCCGTATCGGGCTTAACACCGGCGAGGTGGTGGTGCGCTCGATCCGCACCGGCGACCAGCACACCGAGTACACGCCGATCGGCCATTCGACCAGCCTCGCCGCGCGGATGCAGACGCTGGCGCCGACCGGCTCGATCGCCGTGACCGAGGCGACGCGCAAGCTTGCGGCCGGCTACTTCGAGCTCAGGCCGCTCGGCCCCACGCGGGTCAAGGGCGTGAGCGAGCCGGTCAACGTTTACGAGGTCCTCGGATTGGGGCCCTTGCGCACGCGGCTGCAAATCTCGGCGCAGCGCGGGCTTTCGAAATTCGTCGGACGCCATCACGAGATCGCCCAGCTCCAGCGCGCCTTCGGCCTCGCCCGCGCCGGCCGCGGCCAGATCGTCGCCGCCGTGGCCGAGGCGGGAGTGGGCAAGTCGCGCCTGTTCCACGAGTTCAAGTCGATGGCGCAGGGCGAGTGCCTGGTAATGGAGGCGTTTTCGGTCTCGCACGGGCGTGCCTCGGCCTACCTGCCGGTGGTCGAGCTGCTCAGGGACTACTTCCGAATCGCCGACGACGATGACGAACGCGCGCGGCGCGAAAAGATCACGGGCAAGGTGCTCGCGCTCGACCGCAAGCTCGAAGACACCCTGCCATACTTTTTCGCGCTGCTGCGGGTGGAGGACCCGGCCAGCGCGCTGGGTGAGATGGACCCGGCGATCCGCCGCCGCCGTACGCGCGAGGCGATCAAGAGCCTGGTCCTGCGCGAGAGCCTCAACCAAAGCCTGCTCGTGATCTTCGAAGACCTGCACTGGGTCGATGCCGAGACCCAGGGCCTGCTCGACCTACTCGCCGACAGCATCGGCACCGCACGCATCCTGATGATGGTCAACTACCGCCCCGAATATGAGCATCACTGGGGCAGCAAAACCTACTACACGCAGTTGCGGCTCGACCCGCTCGGGCGCGAGATCGCCGCCGAGATGCTTACCGAACTGGTCGGCGACGCGGCCGAGATGCACTCGCTCAAGGATCTGATCATCGAGCGCACCGACGGCAATCCGTTCTTCATCGAGGAGATGGTCCAGGCGCTGTTCGACCAGGGCGTGCTGGTGCGCGAGGGCGCGGTGCGGCTGGTCCGGCCGTTGGGCTCGATCCGCATCCCGCCCACCGTGCAGGGCATCCTCGCCGCGCGCATCGACCAGCTCTCCGCGGCCGACAAGGACCTGCTCCAGATGCTCTCCGTGATCGGCAAGGAATTTCCGTTCGGGCTGCTGCGCCGCGTGACCAGCCATGCCGACGACGATTTGTCGGCGCGCCTGGGGCGGCTCCAGCTCGGCGAATTCATCTACGAAAAGCCCGCATTTCCGGAGAGCGAATATACTTTCAAGCACGCCCTCACGCAGGAAGTCGCGTACAATTCCGTGCTGATCGAGCGCCGGCGCGAAATCCACGAACGGACCGCGGCGGCGATCGAGGAGTTGTTCGCCGAGCGGCTCGACGACCATCTCGGCGAACTCGCCCATCATTACAGCGCCAGCGGCAACGCGGCCAAGGCGGTCGGCTATCTCAAGCTCGCCGCCGAACAGGCGCGCGCCCGCTCGGCCTATGAGGACGGGCTGCGCTACGCCAACGAGGCGCTGAGGCTGCTGGAGACGCTGCCAGCCTCGCGCGAGCGCGACCTCGACGAGGTCGCGCTCCATGGGACCCGCGGACCGCTGCTGGCCACCACCCAGGGCTTTGCCAGCGCCGAGCTGGCCGCGTGTCTCAACCGCGGGATGGAGTTGTGCCAGCGCATCGGCGAAGGCCCCGAGATGTTCAACATCATGTTCGGCCTGTGCAACTTCAATCTCGCGCGCAACCGGCTGCGCGACGCCGCGGAGCTCGCGGGCAAAATACTCAGTCTGTCGCGTCTTATGAACGATGAGGTGCGGCAGGCCGCGGCGCATTCCACTCTCGGCGCGGCATGTCTGTGGCGCGGCGAGCTCGGCGCCGCCCGCGAGCATCTCGATCGGGCAATTGCGTTTTACGATCGCGACATCGCGCGCTACCTGCCGATGCCGATGGCGCTGGTGGTGCCGTCGCGCGGCCAGATGGCGTGGGTGCTCTGGATGCTCGGCTACGCCGACCAGGCGCAGGTGCGAAGCGAGGAAGCGCTGGAGCTGGCCCACCGGCTGGGGCGTCCGTTCAGCATCGCGTTTGCCCTCATGCACGCGATCGCGCTGGCGCACTGGCGGCGCGACTATTCGACCGTCCGGCCGCGCGCGGAGTCGCTGATGGAAATCGCGCGCGAGAACGGATTTCCCTACTGGTCGGCGGTGGCTTCGATGATCGTCGGCCGCACGCTGGTCGGCGAGGGAAATCACTCCGCGGGAATCGTCCGGATGCGGGAGGCGATGGCGACGCTGGTCGAAACCGGCGGCGAGTTGATCCACTGCCAGGCGCTGAGCTTGCTGGCCGAGGCATATCTCGGCGCACGCGAGCCCGAGCGGGGGCTCGCGACGATCGCCGAGGCGCTCAAACGGATCGAGACCAGCGACCACCGCCTGCACGAAGCGGAGATCTGGCGCTTGCGCGGCGAGTTGATAACGCTGCACGGCGGCAGCGCCGAGGAGGCCGAGCGCAGCTTGCGCCACGCGCTCGAGGTCGCCCGCGCGCAGCGGGCGCGCTCGTTGGAGCTGCGCGGCGCGACCAGCCTCGCTCGCTTCCTCCAGCGCAGGGGACGGCGCGAAGAGGCGCGCGCGATTGTCGCCCCGGCCATCGACGGCGTCAGCGAGGGACACCAGAGCGCAGATTTCCGGGAAGCGGCGGCGCTGCTCGACGAACTGGGCGCGGCGGCCGATTGA
- a CDS encoding alkaline phosphatase family protein, whose amino-acid sequence MSGRSARAAFALVVGLAMLPCGARALAVTPAFGHVFIVVEENHSYSEVVGNSSMPFLNMLINNYGLATHYYANAHPSLPNYLWLTTGSNDGITADVCPATVTQDNIVRHLNAAGISWKVYAENLPYAGFLGCAAAGGYVAKHNPFVYFRNVKRNIANQRRIVPFTRFARDRTNHTLARYSFIIPNLCNDGHDCSLSTADAWLNTNISPLLNMKMFQPGNGAVLIIMFDESVSSDTASGGGHVVWVIVGPKIKQGYISTTFYQHQNTLRLMLEGLGVMSYPQGAATAWDMREFFSR is encoded by the coding sequence ATGTCCGGAAGGAGCGCGCGCGCCGCATTTGCGCTCGTGGTCGGCCTGGCGATGTTGCCGTGCGGGGCCCGGGCGCTCGCCGTCACGCCGGCCTTCGGTCACGTCTTCATCGTGGTCGAAGAGAATCACAGCTACAGCGAAGTAGTCGGGAACAGCTCGATGCCGTTTCTGAACATGCTAATCAACAACTACGGCCTGGCGACCCACTACTACGCCAATGCCCATCCTTCGCTGCCCAACTATCTATGGCTTACCACCGGAAGCAACGACGGCATCACCGCCGACGTTTGTCCAGCGACGGTTACCCAGGACAACATCGTGCGCCACCTCAACGCGGCGGGAATCAGCTGGAAGGTGTACGCGGAGAATCTGCCCTACGCGGGGTTCCTGGGCTGCGCGGCTGCGGGCGGATACGTTGCGAAGCACAATCCGTTTGTATACTTCCGCAATGTGAAAAGAAACATCGCCAATCAACGAAGAATCGTTCCGTTCACTCGGTTTGCAAGGGACCGGACAAACCATACGCTTGCGCGATATTCATTCATCATTCCCAACCTCTGCAACGACGGCCACGACTGCTCGCTGAGCACGGCCGACGCGTGGCTCAATACCAACATCAGCCCGCTGCTCAATATGAAAATGTTCCAGCCCGGCAACGGCGCGGTGCTGATCATCATGTTCGACGAGAGCGTCAGTTCGGACACGGCCAGCGGCGGTGGCCACGTGGTGTGGGTGATCGTGGGGCCGAAGATCAAGCAGGGCTATATTTCGACGACTTTCTACCAGCATCAGAACACGCTGCGCCTGATGCTCGAAGGGCTCGGGGTGATGAGCTATCCGCAGGGGGCCGCCACTGCCTGGGACATGCGCGAGTTCTTTAGCCGCTGA
- a CDS encoding amidohydrolase family protein, whose product MADFDLHIKGGTVVDGTRVPRFQADVWIRDGKIAQIGGRAPGFARRTIDAGGAIVAPGFVDLHTHYDAQIRWDPYCTISGWHGVTSVVLGNCGFGFAPVKPDFRERSMLTMTRTEAIPYEAMKAGMKWDWETIPEYLDSLERAPKGVNCIQYMPTASLMTYVMGLEAAKTRPATDAERAAMRRLLAEGMDAGLCGFSIQRLGPDSTQADFDGSPMVTDTMCDEDILNLAEVLRERDEGFIQITQATGHIKDDLAFLERLAAAARRPILHNAILPTRKDPEVHRRSLRWLERCRAKGLPIFGQTATVRTGFAFTLEHWNLYDASPAWRAITTGSKEERMAKMRDPVLREAVKRETDNADRKLRAIQAGVGGAVHTLIVQWVNDQPELEKYVGKSVGQIAQEESKHPIDVMLDLSLAGDLKVEFLGPNKGFNADFMAEMMNASPYTFPGVSDGGAHTKFFCGGAFTTDFLAWLVRDEHKITLEEAHYRLSALPAHAAGFRDRGMLREGMAADVVVYDLNQLAIEPDWIGEIARDFPGGEWRRVQRARGYRSIIVNGEVTFDEGRATGATPGKLLRGGRA is encoded by the coding sequence ATGGCCGATTTCGATCTCCATATCAAAGGCGGCACCGTAGTTGACGGCACCCGTGTGCCGCGCTTCCAGGCCGACGTCTGGATCCGCGATGGCAAGATCGCACAGATCGGCGGGCGCGCGCCCGGCTTTGCGCGGCGCACGATCGACGCCGGCGGCGCGATCGTCGCCCCGGGCTTCGTCGACCTGCACACCCATTACGACGCGCAGATCCGATGGGATCCGTACTGCACGATCTCCGGATGGCACGGCGTGACGTCGGTCGTGCTGGGCAATTGCGGCTTCGGCTTCGCCCCGGTCAAGCCGGATTTCCGCGAGCGCTCGATGCTGACGATGACGCGCACCGAGGCGATCCCGTACGAAGCGATGAAGGCCGGGATGAAGTGGGACTGGGAGACTATCCCCGAGTACCTCGATTCGCTCGAGCGCGCGCCCAAGGGCGTCAACTGCATCCAGTACATGCCAACCGCCTCGCTGATGACCTACGTGATGGGGCTGGAGGCGGCCAAGACGCGCCCCGCCACCGACGCCGAGCGCGCCGCGATGCGCCGCCTGCTCGCGGAGGGGATGGACGCCGGGCTGTGCGGATTCTCGATCCAGCGTCTCGGCCCCGACTCGACGCAGGCCGACTTCGACGGCTCGCCGATGGTGACCGACACGATGTGCGACGAGGACATCCTCAACCTCGCAGAGGTCCTGCGCGAGCGCGACGAAGGCTTCATCCAGATCACCCAGGCCACCGGCCACATCAAAGACGACCTCGCCTTCCTCGAGCGGCTGGCGGCGGCCGCGCGCCGGCCCATCCTGCACAACGCGATCCTGCCCACACGCAAGGATCCCGAGGTCCATCGGCGCAGCCTGCGATGGCTGGAGCGATGCCGCGCCAAGGGGCTGCCGATCTTCGGCCAGACCGCGACCGTGCGCACCGGCTTCGCGTTCACGCTGGAGCACTGGAACCTCTACGACGCGAGCCCCGCGTGGCGCGCGATCACAACCGGCAGCAAGGAAGAGCGCATGGCCAAGATGCGCGACCCGGTGCTGCGTGAGGCAGTCAAGCGCGAGACTGACAACGCCGACCGCAAGCTGCGCGCGATCCAGGCCGGCGTCGGCGGCGCCGTGCATACGCTGATCGTGCAGTGGGTCAACGACCAGCCCGAGCTCGAAAAGTATGTCGGCAAATCGGTCGGCCAGATCGCGCAGGAGGAGAGCAAGCATCCAATCGACGTGATGCTCGACCTCTCGCTCGCCGGCGACCTCAAGGTCGAGTTCCTCGGCCCCAACAAGGGCTTCAACGCCGACTTCATGGCCGAGATGATGAACGCCTCGCCCTACACTTTCCCGGGCGTCTCCGACGGCGGCGCGCATACCAAGTTCTTCTGCGGTGGCGCCTTCACCACCGACTTCCTCGCCTGGCTGGTGCGCGACGAGCACAAGATAACGCTGGAGGAGGCGCACTACCGGCTCTCCGCGCTGCCCGCGCATGCGGCGGGCTTCCGCGACCGCGGGATGCTGCGCGAGGGGATGGCGGCCGACGTCGTGGTTTATGATCTCAACCAGCTCGCGATCGAACCTGACTGGATCGGCGAGATAGCGCGCGATTTCCCGGGCGGCGAATGGCGCCGGGTCCAGCGCGCGCGCGGCTACCGGTCGATCATCGTCAACGGCGAGGTGACCTTCGACGAAGGTCGCGCGACCGGAGCGACGCCAGGCAAGCTGTTGCGTGGAGGGCGCGCCTGA
- a CDS encoding cytochrome c: MNALRIITAWAALLAAFGLASGVARAASPGGAAGGNYTTYCARCHGAQGQGDGPSVPTLATKPQKFTDCAQMAKLTDATMFNAIKYGGPSVGLPMDMPSWNNDLDDAEIHALVKFVRGFCHK, translated from the coding sequence TTGAACGCGCTCAGGATAATCACAGCGTGGGCGGCGCTGCTGGCCGCATTCGGGCTCGCCTCCGGCGTCGCGCGCGCGGCGTCGCCGGGCGGCGCCGCCGGCGGGAACTACACGACCTACTGTGCGCGATGCCACGGGGCGCAGGGCCAGGGCGACGGCCCTTCGGTTCCGACTCTCGCCACCAAGCCGCAGAAGTTCACCGACTGCGCGCAGATGGCGAAGCTGACGGACGCCACGATGTTCAACGCGATCAAATACGGCGGGCCGTCGGTAGGGCTGCCGATGGACATGCCGAGTTGGAACAACGACCTCGACGACGCGGAAATCCACGCCCTGGTCAAGTTCGTGCGCGGGTTTTGCCACAAGTGA